From Ancylobacter pratisalsi, one genomic window encodes:
- a CDS encoding NAD-dependent succinate-semialdehyde dehydrogenase — MTDLSHYDETIELLIDGEWCQGSEGKSEALENPATGAVLGSVPHASDADLARALEAAQRGFRTWKAMTAQARYTLMMKAADLIEARKERIGRLLTLENGKPVAEAVPEVQFAADATRWYAEEGKRAYGRIVPARMANVRQMVLKEPVGPVVAFAAWNFPSSNVIRKISGALGAGCSIIIKPAEETPGTAVAIARCFQEAGLPAGVLNLVFGEPAHVSQVLLASPIPKAVTLTGSTAVGKQLARLSADTLKRCTMELGGHAPVIVHGDADLDLAARTLVAFKFRNAGQVCTSPTRFFIHDSLYDPFVERFVELASTLKVGNGLDAGTQMGPMIARRRLAVMEDLVNDAVTKGAELKLGGRRIGNQGHFFAPTVLANVPADAAIMSSEPFGPIAPLTSFSSFDEVIERANALPYGLASFVFTRSGALAARTEEALDAGLVGVNHMAVSTPETPFGGVNESGYGSESGIEGLDAFLRTKFVTELAAL, encoded by the coding sequence ATGACCGACCTTTCACATTACGACGAGACCATCGAGCTGCTGATCGATGGCGAATGGTGCCAGGGCTCCGAAGGCAAGAGCGAAGCCCTGGAAAACCCGGCGACCGGAGCCGTGCTTGGATCCGTTCCCCACGCGTCAGACGCCGATCTCGCCCGCGCGCTGGAGGCCGCGCAACGCGGCTTCAGGACGTGGAAGGCGATGACCGCGCAGGCGCGCTATACGCTGATGATGAAGGCTGCCGATCTCATCGAGGCGCGCAAAGAGCGCATCGGCCGGCTACTCACGCTCGAGAATGGCAAGCCTGTCGCCGAGGCGGTGCCAGAGGTGCAGTTCGCCGCCGACGCCACACGCTGGTACGCGGAAGAGGGCAAGCGCGCCTATGGTCGCATCGTACCCGCCCGCATGGCGAATGTGCGCCAAATGGTGCTGAAGGAGCCGGTCGGCCCCGTCGTCGCCTTCGCAGCGTGGAACTTCCCGTCCTCAAATGTCATCCGCAAGATTTCCGGCGCGCTAGGCGCGGGCTGCTCGATCATCATCAAGCCTGCGGAAGAAACGCCCGGCACGGCTGTTGCCATAGCGCGCTGTTTCCAGGAGGCCGGGCTGCCGGCGGGCGTGCTGAACCTCGTCTTCGGTGAGCCCGCCCATGTCAGCCAGGTGCTGCTGGCCTCGCCGATCCCGAAGGCGGTGACGCTGACCGGTTCGACCGCTGTCGGCAAGCAGCTCGCCCGGCTATCGGCCGATACGCTGAAGCGCTGCACGATGGAACTGGGCGGTCATGCGCCGGTCATCGTCCATGGCGATGCGGATCTTGATCTCGCTGCTCGCACGCTGGTCGCCTTCAAGTTCCGCAATGCCGGGCAGGTCTGCACGTCGCCGACGCGCTTCTTTATCCATGACTCACTCTACGACCCCTTCGTCGAGCGCTTCGTCGAACTCGCCTCGACGCTTAAGGTCGGCAACGGCCTCGACGCAGGCACCCAGATGGGCCCAATGATCGCCCGCCGCCGCCTCGCGGTGATGGAAGATCTGGTGAACGATGCGGTGACCAAGGGCGCGGAGCTGAAGCTGGGTGGACGACGGATCGGTAATCAAGGGCATTTCTTTGCTCCGACCGTACTCGCAAACGTTCCGGCCGATGCGGCAATCATGTCAAGCGAGCCCTTCGGCCCTATTGCACCGCTTACCTCCTTTTCCAGCTTCGATGAGGTGATCGAGCGGGCGAACGCGTTGCCTTACGGCCTGGCCTCCTTCGTGTTCACCCGCTCCGGCGCTCTGGCCGCGCGCACCGAGGAGGCGCTCGACGCTGGCCTCGTCGGGGTCAACCACATGGCCGTTTCAACGCCCGAGACGCCTTTTGGCGGTGTGAACGAGTCGGGCTACGGGTCCGAGAGTGGCATTGAAGGACTGGATGCGTTCCTGCGCACCAAGTTCGTCACTGAACTTGCGGCCCTCTGA
- a CDS encoding GMC family oxidoreductase, which produces MSEHAYDYIVVGGGAAGAVLASRLSEASNLKVALIEAGRDTPPGAEPADTLDAYPIVAYFNRLYHWQNLAIHLTDPKPGVPGRRYEQARVMGGGTSINGQFSFRGVPWDYDHWREEGAEGWGWDDVLPYFRKLETDLDYGDSQLHGSHGPLPLRRVPEKDWSPFARTVATVLDKKGVPNIRDHNGVFDDGYFPMTINNVDGQRVSTARAYLTRDVRARPNLTILPETEMKELLFEGIRVTGLTAVGPGGPVTLKAGEVILSTGALQTPTHLMRAGIGPAAHLKEFGIDVRADRPGVGQNLQDHPMVAFAAYLPKSARLPATQRRHIQLGYRYTSGLPDTTPGDMFVLPSNRAAWHPLGRRLASILVCVNRPYSTGEVKLNGRDAETAPFVNFRQLSDERDLKRLEDGMHRLWGIVNDPAMDGVIENIFPATFSERVRKLGAVSRTNWFMTLMAAGIMGTGSLSRRLMIENVITPGLKAREMMGSPQALREWIIENACGSWHASGTCRIGRPEDPRAVVDSAARVIGVEGLRVVDASIMPAVISANTMLTTVMAGEKIADTIKSGR; this is translated from the coding sequence ATGTCCGAACACGCATATGACTACATCGTCGTCGGCGGCGGCGCCGCCGGTGCCGTGCTGGCGAGCCGGCTGTCCGAAGCCTCGAACCTCAAGGTCGCGCTCATCGAGGCCGGGCGCGACACGCCGCCCGGCGCCGAGCCGGCCGATACGCTCGATGCGTACCCCATCGTCGCCTATTTCAACCGGCTCTATCACTGGCAGAACCTCGCCATCCACCTCACCGATCCCAAGCCCGGCGTGCCGGGCCGGCGCTACGAACAGGCGCGGGTTATGGGCGGAGGCACCTCGATCAACGGACAGTTCTCCTTTCGCGGCGTGCCGTGGGACTATGACCATTGGCGCGAGGAAGGGGCCGAAGGCTGGGGCTGGGACGACGTCCTGCCCTATTTCCGCAAGCTCGAAACTGATCTCGACTATGGCGACAGCCAGCTCCACGGCAGCCACGGCCCGTTGCCGCTGCGCCGCGTTCCCGAGAAGGACTGGTCACCTTTCGCCAGGACCGTGGCGACGGTGCTCGACAAGAAGGGCGTACCTAATATCCGGGACCATAACGGCGTCTTCGACGACGGCTATTTCCCGATGACCATCAACAATGTCGACGGTCAGCGGGTCTCGACCGCCCGCGCCTATCTTACCCGCGACGTGCGCGCACGGCCCAATCTCACCATTCTGCCCGAAACGGAGATGAAGGAGCTGCTGTTCGAGGGCATCCGCGTCACCGGCCTCACGGCGGTCGGACCTGGTGGGCCGGTCACGCTGAAGGCGGGAGAGGTGATCCTCTCCACCGGTGCGCTTCAGACACCCACCCATCTCATGCGCGCCGGCATCGGCCCGGCGGCACATCTCAAGGAGTTCGGCATCGACGTACGGGCCGATCGGCCAGGGGTCGGGCAGAATTTGCAGGATCACCCTATGGTGGCCTTCGCGGCCTATCTGCCGAAATCCGCCCGTCTTCCCGCGACGCAGCGTCGCCATATCCAGCTCGGCTACCGCTACACTTCCGGGCTGCCGGACACCACGCCGGGCGACATGTTCGTGCTGCCCTCCAACCGCGCGGCCTGGCATCCGCTCGGCCGGCGGCTGGCCTCGATCCTCGTGTGCGTGAACCGGCCCTATTCCACCGGCGAAGTGAAGCTGAATGGACGCGATGCCGAGACCGCGCCCTTCGTCAATTTCCGCCAGCTTTCCGACGAACGTGATCTCAAGCGGCTCGAGGATGGCATGCATCGGCTGTGGGGCATCGTGAACGATCCGGCGATGGATGGGGTGATCGAGAACATCTTCCCCGCCACCTTCTCCGAGCGGGTGCGCAAACTCGGCGCCGTGAGCCGTACCAACTGGTTCATGACGCTGATGGCGGCCGGAATCATGGGCACTGGGTCGCTCTCCCGCAGGCTGATGATCGAAAACGTCATAACGCCCGGCCTGAAGGCGCGCGAGATGATGGGCTCGCCTCAGGCGCTGCGCGAATGGATCATCGAAAACGCCTGCGGCAGCTGGCATGCCTCCGGTACCTGCCGGATCGGCCGCCCGGAGGATCCGCGCGCCGTCGTTGACAGCGCGGCGCGTGTGATCGGCGTCGAGGGGCTACGGGTGGTCGATGCCTCCATCATGCCGGCGGTGATCAGCGCCAACACCATGCTGACGACGGTAATGGCCGGCGAGAAAATTGCCGACACCATCAAGTCCGGCCGCTAG
- a CDS encoding aldehyde dehydrogenase family protein, which translates to MSHDFDPNSVVALTDHLIGGLRVTGDGAEIALVRPSDGAAIGTIRAADEALVDAAVRSAAAARVQSGWAAAGPLDRARVLKAWADLIDAHRTELARLEAATTTRPVADVVTRDLVRAAGAVRYFAEWADKIEGTLIAGANSGSTFLRPEPYGVIAAIAPFNFPAINAIWKSTPALATGNAVVLKPSELTPSSAVRLAELAIEAGLPAGVFNVIQGAGPTGSALVRHPLIGKITFTGSSATGARVMADAAMTGTKPLTLELGGKTPQLVMDDAHDLDALAATIAGGFLANAGQVCTAGSRLIAPRRLLDDLTGRIIALAQERIAGPTWDTRASLPPIISEKQAARIDRMIAETVADGASVLTGGRRCANMNAGAYVEPTVLAGVPDTSVGFREEFFGPVLSVYAYDDEEEALSMANHPSYALAASLYTTSAAKALALPARLNAGTVWVNGHGRQPDFATPQGGFAGSGFGKEMGRAGLEGFLRFKTVWLNHG; encoded by the coding sequence ATGTCCCACGATTTCGACCCAAACAGCGTCGTTGCCCTCACCGATCACCTGATCGGCGGGCTGCGCGTCACCGGCGATGGCGCCGAGATCGCGCTCGTCCGTCCCTCTGATGGCGCCGCCATTGGCACCATCCGCGCGGCGGACGAGGCGCTGGTGGACGCGGCGGTGCGCAGCGCGGCGGCAGCGCGCGTGCAGTCCGGCTGGGCCGCCGCCGGGCCGCTCGACCGGGCGCGGGTGCTCAAGGCGTGGGCCGACCTGATCGACGCCCATCGTACCGAGCTAGCCCGGCTGGAAGCGGCGACGACCACGCGGCCCGTAGCCGATGTCGTCACCCGCGATCTGGTCCGGGCGGCCGGCGCGGTGCGCTATTTCGCCGAATGGGCGGACAAAATCGAGGGTACGCTGATCGCCGGGGCGAACAGCGGCAGCACTTTTCTCAGGCCCGAGCCCTATGGCGTCATCGCCGCCATCGCGCCGTTCAACTTCCCGGCTATCAACGCTATCTGGAAGTCCACCCCCGCCCTCGCCACCGGCAATGCGGTTGTCCTCAAACCCTCGGAACTCACGCCGTCCTCGGCGGTGCGGCTGGCCGAACTCGCCATCGAAGCGGGCCTGCCCGCCGGGGTGTTCAACGTGATCCAAGGGGCGGGTCCTACCGGCTCGGCGCTGGTGCGGCATCCCCTCATCGGCAAGATCACCTTCACCGGCTCCTCCGCCACTGGTGCGCGGGTGATGGCGGATGCGGCGATGACCGGCACCAAACCGCTGACCCTAGAACTCGGCGGCAAGACGCCCCAGTTGGTTATGGACGACGCGCATGACCTCGATGCGCTTGCGGCGACCATCGCCGGCGGCTTCCTCGCCAATGCCGGCCAGGTCTGCACCGCCGGTTCCCGGCTGATCGCGCCGCGCCGGCTGCTCGACGATCTGACCGGGCGCATCATCGCCCTCGCGCAGGAGCGGATCGCCGGCCCCACTTGGGACACACGGGCGAGCCTGCCGCCGATCATCAGCGAGAAGCAGGCGGCGCGCATCGACCGCATGATCGCGGAGACGGTCGCGGACGGTGCGAGCGTTCTCACCGGCGGCCGGCGCTGCGCCAACATGAATGCCGGTGCTTACGTGGAGCCGACTGTGCTCGCCGGCGTGCCCGACACCTCGGTCGGCTTCCGGGAGGAGTTCTTCGGTCCGGTGCTGTCCGTCTACGCCTATGACGACGAGGAGGAGGCGCTCTCCATGGCCAACCATCCCAGCTACGCGCTGGCCGCCAGCCTCTACACGACCAGCGCTGCCAAGGCGCTCGCGCTGCCGGCACGCCTCAACGCCGGTACGGTCTGGGTAAACGGCCATGGCCGCCAGCCCGATTTCGCAACCCCTCAAGGCGGCTTCGCCGGCTCCGGCTTCGGCAAGGAGATGGGGCGCGCGGGGCTTGAGGGCTTCCTGCGCTTCAAGACCGTCTGGCTCAATCACGGCTGA
- a CDS encoding proline racemase family protein: MAIRRWISTIDSHTAGHPTRVVTGGVPPLRGDTVEARAEDFRARFDPLRTFLLHEPRGHAAMVGVVMTESTRADFGAFFLGSYKYLEMCGHATIGLAVTLDHMGLIGASEEPTSSFTLEVPAGVITVHVQRRDGAVATVTFENVPAHVAASGVTLNAGGVNVSVDVAWGGNWYGLVEAHAAEVVLAPAGVSHAMATGAALKAALNAKITEGGIAGVARPIDSILFYETQADGQGVVSRQLVVLESNKFDRSPCGTGSSARLAQMVARGEIELKQPIRTRNILDVDFTATARAIEGRTDAIEPHIVGLAHITGEHRFVLAQGDPLPDGFLCR, translated from the coding sequence ATGGCAATCAGGCGCTGGATCTCGACCATCGACAGCCACACGGCGGGCCATCCCACCCGCGTCGTCACCGGCGGCGTGCCCCCGCTGCGAGGCGACACGGTCGAGGCGCGGGCGGAGGATTTCCGCGCCCGCTTCGACCCGCTGCGCACCTTTCTGCTCCATGAGCCACGCGGCCATGCGGCGATGGTAGGCGTGGTAATGACCGAGAGCACGCGGGCCGATTTCGGCGCCTTCTTCCTCGGCAGCTACAAATATCTGGAGATGTGCGGCCACGCGACCATCGGCCTGGCCGTGACGCTCGACCATATGGGCCTGATCGGAGCGTCCGAGGAGCCGACGAGTTCCTTCACGCTGGAGGTGCCGGCCGGGGTCATCACCGTCCATGTCCAACGCAGGGACGGTGCCGTTGCCACTGTCACCTTCGAGAACGTCCCCGCTCATGTCGCGGCTTCAGGCGTGACCCTCAACGCCGGCGGGGTCAACGTGTCGGTGGATGTGGCCTGGGGCGGAAACTGGTACGGGCTGGTCGAAGCCCACGCCGCCGAGGTGGTGCTGGCGCCCGCTGGCGTATCCCACGCCATGGCGACCGGCGCGGCACTGAAGGCGGCGTTGAACGCGAAAATCACCGAAGGCGGCATCGCGGGTGTCGCCCGGCCGATCGATTCCATCCTGTTCTACGAGACGCAGGCCGACGGCCAGGGCGTGGTGAGCCGCCAACTCGTTGTGCTCGAATCCAACAAATTCGACCGTTCGCCCTGCGGCACCGGTTCCTCGGCCCGTCTAGCGCAGATGGTGGCGCGCGGCGAGATCGAGCTCAAGCAGCCGATCCGCACCCGCAATATCCTCGACGTCGACTTCACCGCCACCGCACGCGCGATCGAAGGGCGCACGGACGCCATCGAGCCGCACATCGTCGGGCTGGCTCACATCACGGGCGAGCACCGCTTCGTGCTCGCGCAAGGCGACCCCCTGCCGGACGGCTTCCTCTGCCGCTGA
- a CDS encoding amidohydrolase: MVETLTDIRKRIGSELVKVDTVKIIGDGSQGGYTAWLIEPYADMPDSTGGSPFTEDQWHQLVGMVDAAGFDVHIHACGERTARVALDSIEKAIAANPARDRRNTIAHLVYVEDSDNPRFAKLGVIAQFSANWSSADPDTLQNMVARYGEPRASRMYRTKTVLKQGGRVSFGTDWPAAGYFSTYEPLKSIQVGVTRQLIGLKDAPVLSPSDERLTVEEAIHANTLGAAYQLRMDHQLGSIEVGKLADLIILDRNILEGDPHDIHKAKVDMAMMNGTIRHKA; encoded by the coding sequence GTGGTTGAAACGCTGACCGACATCCGCAAGCGGATCGGCAGCGAGCTGGTCAAAGTCGACACGGTGAAGATCATCGGTGACGGCTCGCAGGGGGGCTACACCGCGTGGCTGATCGAGCCCTATGCCGACATGCCCGACTCAACCGGCGGTTCGCCCTTCACCGAGGATCAGTGGCACCAGCTTGTCGGCATGGTCGATGCGGCCGGCTTCGACGTGCATATCCATGCCTGCGGCGAGCGCACGGCGCGGGTGGCGCTCGATTCGATCGAGAAGGCGATAGCCGCCAATCCGGCGCGAGACCGACGAAACACCATCGCGCATCTGGTCTATGTCGAGGACAGCGACAACCCGCGTTTTGCCAAGCTCGGGGTCATCGCCCAATTCTCGGCGAACTGGTCCTCGGCCGACCCGGACACGTTGCAGAACATGGTGGCCCGCTATGGCGAGCCACGCGCCAGCCGGATGTACCGCACCAAGACGGTCCTGAAGCAAGGCGGCCGCGTCTCGTTCGGGACAGACTGGCCGGCCGCGGGCTATTTTTCGACCTATGAGCCGCTGAAGTCGATCCAGGTAGGCGTCACCCGGCAACTCATCGGCCTGAAGGACGCGCCGGTGCTGAGCCCATCCGATGAGAGGCTGACGGTCGAGGAAGCGATCCACGCCAATACACTCGGCGCCGCGTATCAGCTGCGGATGGACCACCAACTGGGCTCGATCGAGGTGGGGAAGCTCGCCGACCTGATCATTCTCGACCGCAACATACTTGAGGGAGATCCGCACGATATCCACAAGGCGAAGGTCGATATGGCGATGATGAACGGGACCATCCGCCACAAGGCGTGA
- a CDS encoding amidohydrolase, which yields MSRSGGTSRRAVLRAGAGLTAAAAMTSVFRASEVFAQGAADGAADYVFHNGRVYTVAGSAPWAKAVAVKGKTIVHVGDEAGAMALAGPKTQMVDLKGRLLMPGFVEGHTHPFLGAFLTSGLDLQLANLDEVLAAIAGYAKEHPTGPIRGFGWRVDMFPPEGPNRAELDRILPDRPAFFFAIDGHSLWANSKALEMAGVNRDTPDPIPRFSYYARDQKGDPTGYVLEVNAVLSLVNAVEPISAQTMARLLEGWLPKAAAAGITTVFDAGVPPIGSDQGAMFALYEDAEKRGVLPFRVSASYSVKSPPDRPGG from the coding sequence ATGAGCAGAAGCGGCGGCACCAGCCGGCGCGCTGTTTTGCGAGCCGGTGCCGGCCTCACTGCCGCGGCGGCCATGACGTCGGTCTTCCGTGCAAGCGAAGTGTTCGCCCAAGGCGCGGCGGACGGCGCTGCCGATTACGTGTTCCACAATGGACGCGTCTATACCGTTGCCGGCTCCGCACCTTGGGCGAAGGCCGTTGCTGTGAAGGGCAAGACCATTGTCCATGTCGGTGATGAAGCCGGGGCGATGGCTTTGGCCGGACCGAAGACGCAGATGGTGGACCTGAAGGGCCGCCTGCTGATGCCGGGCTTTGTCGAGGGTCACACCCATCCCTTCCTGGGTGCATTCCTGACGTCCGGCCTCGATCTCCAGCTCGCTAATCTCGACGAGGTGCTGGCGGCCATCGCGGGCTACGCCAAGGAGCATCCCACTGGCCCGATCCGCGGCTTTGGCTGGCGGGTCGACATGTTCCCACCCGAGGGCCCCAATCGGGCAGAGCTGGACCGTATCCTGCCGGACAGGCCGGCCTTCTTCTTCGCCATTGACGGGCATAGCCTGTGGGCCAATTCGAAGGCGCTGGAGATGGCCGGCGTCAATCGCGACACGCCCGATCCCATCCCGCGCTTCAGCTATTACGCCCGCGACCAGAAGGGTGACCCGACCGGCTATGTGCTGGAAGTGAACGCGGTGCTGAGCCTGGTGAACGCGGTCGAGCCGATCTCGGCACAGACCATGGCCCGACTGCTGGAAGGCTGGCTGCCCAAGGCCGCTGCTGCCGGCATCACTACCGTATTCGACGCCGGCGTGCCGCCCATCGGCAGCGACCAAGGTGCGATGTTCGCGCTCTATGAAGATGCGGAGAAGCGCGGCGTGTTGCCGTTCCGCGTCTCGGCGTCCTATTCGGTGAAGTCCCCCCCCGATCGACCAGGTGGTTGA
- a CDS encoding proline racemase family protein: MRSTRIIQGIDSHTAGCPLRLITSGFGPIRGATMVEKRADLMSRDWLRQLVLFEPRGSFNMPAAVLTEACSPDADIGMLILEPDTYPPMCGHCAMAVATIAVEAGYITAQEGETLVRLDTPAGVVPARVQVESGRAVAVTLEMPLSFLYQRDVMVETKSFGKVRADIAFGGDFYLIVKGSDLGLDLTTDNAWALVSAAAELRAGLKDIPVQHPTLAHVNEIYQIEIIGEGDGVRFDGKNVVVCPPTVIDRSPCGTGTASRMAMLHGKGELRVGDTFRHAGILDTVFTGEIHGEATVGELPAIRCTVTGSAYLTGSFNFFLDPHDPFQQGFRLTGV; the protein is encoded by the coding sequence ATGCGCTCGACCCGCATCATTCAGGGCATCGATTCCCACACTGCCGGCTGCCCGTTGCGCCTCATCACCTCCGGTTTCGGGCCGATCCGCGGCGCGACCATGGTGGAGAAACGCGCCGATCTCATGAGCCGCGACTGGCTGCGCCAGCTCGTGCTGTTCGAGCCGCGCGGCTCCTTCAACATGCCGGCCGCCGTGCTCACCGAGGCCTGCTCGCCTGATGCCGATATCGGCATGCTCATCCTTGAGCCGGACACCTACCCCCCCATGTGCGGCCACTGCGCCATGGCTGTGGCGACCATCGCGGTGGAGGCCGGCTACATCACCGCCCAGGAAGGCGAGACGCTGGTGCGGCTCGACACCCCGGCCGGCGTCGTGCCGGCACGGGTGCAGGTGGAGAGCGGCCGCGCCGTCGCCGTCACGCTGGAGATGCCGTTGAGCTTCCTCTACCAGCGCGATGTGATGGTGGAGACCAAGAGCTTCGGCAAGGTACGCGCCGACATCGCCTTTGGCGGCGACTTCTACCTCATCGTCAAGGGTTCGGACCTCGGTCTCGACCTGACCACGGACAATGCCTGGGCCCTCGTCAGCGCGGCCGCCGAACTGCGCGCCGGGCTGAAGGACATCCCGGTCCAGCACCCAACGCTCGCCCATGTGAACGAGATCTACCAGATCGAGATCATCGGCGAGGGTGACGGCGTGCGCTTCGACGGCAAGAACGTCGTGGTCTGCCCGCCGACCGTGATCGACCGTTCGCCCTGCGGCACGGGCACCGCTTCCCGCATGGCGATGCTGCACGGCAAGGGCGAGCTGAGGGTCGGCGACACCTTCCGCCATGCCGGCATCCTCGACACCGTATTTACCGGCGAGATCCACGGTGAAGCCACCGTCGGCGAGCTTCCGGCGATCCGCTGCACCGTGACCGGCTCGGCCTATCTCACCGGCAGCTTCAATTTCTTCCTCGATCCCCACGACCCGTTCCAGCAGGGCTTCCGTCTGACGGGCGTCTGA
- a CDS encoding HdeD family acid-resistance protein, with protein sequence MVGFVFIFMGLGNALRLLDHTHLVARALTFARAIALIAIGAVVIHWPGHSERILAALFCVVFLVDGIGRIGIGLLVHLPDWRSRALYGSVELAFAVLFFTGWPLPLERSIPLCVGLIFALRGWMLIRFSLMFRTLENEAAILSLPIFATRGWYANAPVLVDDQETELVENPLTVHVWTPAGSAAVAQHLPVIDRYVAAIDAKGVISTGHASMEMLPSLYISHYPAVELDRSTADFVTALRGTPENDVEGRFQPSYAYEVGEWCAADAHVEFRNFNPRRLRAFWAGYRQDNTYNLTNRNCSVVVAQALDAALEGSLATRSPWLQLVILLANPDVWIGATLRSRAYLSTWTPGLVLDYARTMARIVEKQDVSWSASLSRFLRRLWQDRAGSTGAAA encoded by the coding sequence GTGGTCGGCTTCGTTTTCATATTCATGGGCCTGGGCAATGCCCTGCGTTTGTTGGACCACACCCATCTGGTCGCGCGCGCGCTCACCTTTGCTCGGGCCATAGCGCTCATCGCCATCGGCGCGGTCGTCATCCATTGGCCGGGCCACAGTGAGAGAATCCTCGCGGCGTTATTTTGCGTGGTTTTTCTTGTCGACGGTATCGGGCGCATCGGCATCGGGCTGCTGGTGCATTTGCCTGACTGGCGGAGCCGCGCGCTTTACGGTTCGGTTGAGCTTGCCTTCGCGGTCCTTTTCTTCACCGGATGGCCGCTGCCACTCGAGCGCAGCATCCCGCTCTGCGTCGGACTGATCTTTGCCCTCAGGGGGTGGATGCTGATCAGGTTCAGCCTGATGTTCCGAACGCTCGAAAACGAAGCGGCAATACTCTCCTTGCCAATCTTTGCCACGCGGGGTTGGTACGCCAACGCGCCCGTCCTGGTCGATGATCAAGAGACCGAGCTGGTGGAGAATCCACTGACCGTGCACGTCTGGACCCCGGCTGGATCCGCCGCAGTGGCGCAACACCTGCCGGTCATCGACCGCTACGTTGCTGCTATCGACGCGAAGGGCGTGATCTCCACCGGCCACGCCTCGATGGAGATGCTGCCCTCGCTCTACATCAGCCACTATCCGGCGGTTGAGCTGGACCGCTCAACCGCCGACTTCGTCACCGCCCTGCGCGGCACGCCGGAGAATGATGTCGAAGGTCGGTTTCAGCCGTCTTATGCCTATGAAGTCGGCGAATGGTGCGCGGCCGACGCCCATGTCGAGTTCCGCAACTTCAACCCTAGGCGATTGCGGGCCTTCTGGGCCGGCTACCGGCAGGACAACACCTACAATCTCACCAACCGGAACTGTTCGGTGGTGGTGGCGCAGGCGCTCGACGCCGCACTGGAGGGCTCGCTCGCGACGCGCTCGCCCTGGCTGCAATTGGTCATCCTGCTTGCAAACCCGGATGTGTGGATCGGCGCCACGCTTCGCAGCCGTGCCTATCTGAGCACATGGACGCCGGGGCTCGTGCTGGACTACGCGCGCACCATGGCGCGGATCGTCGAGAAGCAGGACGTCAGTTGGAGTGCGAGCCTCAGCCGATTTTTGCGGCGCCTATGGCAGGACAGAGCAGGAAGCACCGGGGCGGCGGCGTGA
- a CDS encoding MFS transporter yields the protein MNESSPGASLLFSRGAVIATATMFGLTYSLSAGLIAFSLVQQGRSEALIGANAAMHAVGVLVVAVCLPRFVAAYGIRRLVIIALGTAATVLASFPALPFIVLWFVLRLMLGMASETLFVLSEVWTNSLSSESTRARAMATYTAALSIGFALGPIILSLVGTSGFAPYLVGAGIALAAAALVASPKVQVPVFDEPVTGSPLRFMRLAPVAISATMLNAALETSGLSFLAIYAVNLGWPEADATRLMSVMMIGAIMLQLPIGWLGDTIDRITLVVALAMIAALGALAWPFALGSPWLTYGLLFIWGGAFVGIYTLMLSVVGSRFKGTELVGIYAAMGLMWGLGALLGPLIAGFAMEWSRNGLAFFAAAVCATFAAFVVTRGKRPT from the coding sequence GTGAACGAGTCTTCGCCTGGTGCATCGCTGCTGTTCTCGCGCGGGGCCGTTATTGCAACGGCCACCATGTTTGGATTGACCTACAGCCTCAGCGCAGGGTTGATCGCCTTCAGCCTGGTCCAGCAAGGTCGCAGCGAAGCGCTGATTGGCGCGAACGCGGCGATGCATGCCGTGGGCGTGCTGGTCGTCGCGGTGTGTCTTCCGCGTTTCGTGGCGGCGTACGGGATACGCCGCCTCGTCATCATCGCGCTGGGGACCGCCGCCACCGTGCTGGCGAGCTTCCCGGCCCTGCCCTTCATCGTCTTGTGGTTCGTTCTGCGGCTGATGCTCGGCATGGCGTCGGAGACGCTTTTCGTGCTGTCCGAGGTCTGGACCAACAGCTTAAGCAGTGAGTCGACACGCGCCCGCGCCATGGCGACCTATACGGCGGCGCTGTCGATCGGCTTCGCGCTGGGCCCGATCATTCTGTCGCTGGTGGGCACGTCAGGCTTTGCACCCTACCTCGTCGGCGCGGGTATCGCACTGGCGGCGGCGGCTCTGGTGGCTTCGCCGAAAGTGCAGGTCCCGGTCTTCGACGAACCGGTCACCGGCAGCCCGCTGCGCTTCATGCGGCTCGCCCCCGTTGCGATCTCGGCGACGATGCTGAACGCCGCTCTCGAGACATCCGGCCTGTCCTTCCTGGCGATCTACGCCGTGAATCTCGGCTGGCCGGAAGCGGACGCGACACGGTTGATGTCGGTAATGATGATCGGCGCCATCATGCTGCAACTGCCGATCGGCTGGCTCGGCGACACGATCGACCGCATCACGCTGGTCGTGGCGCTCGCCATGATCGCGGCCCTCGGCGCACTGGCCTGGCCATTCGCGCTTGGCAGTCCATGGCTTACCTACGGTTTGTTGTTCATCTGGGGCGGGGCATTCGTGGGCATCTACACGCTGATGCTGAGTGTGGTCGGAAGTCGCTTCAAGGGAACGGAGCTTGTTGGCATCTATGCGGCCATGGGGCTGATGTGGGGACTTGGGGCGCTCCTTGGCCCACTCATTGCCGGCTTTGCAATGGAGTGGTCGCGCAACGGACTGGCCTTCTTCGCCGCAGCGGTTTGCGCCACTTTCGCGGCATTCGTTGTAACACGCGGCAAGCGGCCGACCTGA